The following proteins come from a genomic window of Mariniflexile sp. TRM1-10:
- a CDS encoding GNAT family N-acetyltransferase codes for MIFKVCTDISEFFKILPEDWQDGIVPFWERYKETTKCYVFLDSNQIIAGGLVFSTCPPDMLYAEAESNTWLHKGYQYLGFIFVIEERRQQNLGSLWLSELKAMHPKQNYWLTIEDLKLDAFYVKNGFQRKKCLYNNGVEEGLYVFEAT; via the coding sequence ATGATTTTTAAAGTCTGTACAGATATTTCCGAATTTTTTAAAATACTGCCCGAGGATTGGCAAGATGGCATCGTGCCTTTTTGGGAACGTTATAAAGAAACCACTAAATGTTATGTGTTTTTAGATAGTAACCAAATCATTGCTGGTGGTTTGGTGTTTTCAACCTGCCCTCCCGATATGTTGTATGCTGAAGCTGAATCGAACACTTGGCTTCATAAAGGCTATCAATATTTAGGTTTTATTTTTGTTATAGAAGAAAGAAGGCAACAAAATTTGGGCTCACTTTGGTTAAGTGAATTAAAAGCGATGCATCCAAAACAAAACTATTGGCTAACTATTGAAGATTTAAAATTAGATGCCTTTTATGTGAAAAACGGTTTTCAACGTAAAAAATGTTTATATAATAATGGGGTAGAAGAAGGGCTTTATGTTTTTGAAGCTACATGA
- a CDS encoding uracil-DNA glycosylase family protein — protein sequence MFKHKHPYQPFIQTDTTKLIVGTLPPPRFSMGELLEKDVDFCYGSYYNSLWLYIDKIYNLNLKYNNSQEAIDERKAFLMAHKIGVCDIVESCERDKIDASDLGMKNIKLRNLIGYLKTFPNIDTLLFTGGNSKNGPEYFFRKHLKDFGLKLEVVSSEVPRIHQFELPNGLNAVGASTRTIKTVSLTSGSGAANISISKLPSYKQLKAENPKFTTFDFRVMQYKEFL from the coding sequence CTGTTTAAACATAAGCATCCATATCAACCATTTATACAAACAGATACTACCAAATTAATTGTAGGTACACTGCCGCCTCCACGTTTTTCAATGGGTGAACTTTTAGAAAAGGATGTCGATTTTTGTTATGGAAGTTATTATAATTCACTATGGTTGTATATTGATAAAATTTACAATCTCAATTTAAAATATAACAATTCCCAAGAAGCAATAGATGAACGCAAAGCATTTCTAATGGCCCATAAAATTGGTGTTTGTGATATTGTTGAAAGTTGCGAACGCGATAAAATTGATGCATCCGATTTGGGGATGAAAAACATAAAACTAAGAAATTTAATAGGGTATTTAAAAACATTTCCAAACATTGATACGCTTTTATTTACGGGTGGAAACAGTAAAAATGGCCCTGAATATTTCTTTAGAAAGCATCTTAAAGACTTTGGTTTAAAGTTAGAAGTTGTTTCGTCTGAAGTGCCTCGAATTCATCAATTTGAATTACCAAATGGCTTGAATGCAGTTGGAGCTTCCACAAGAACCATTAAAACGGTATCACTGACTTCGGGTTCTGGTGCTGCCAATATTTCAATAAGTAAGCTGCCATCATACAAACAGTTAAAGGCTGAAAACCCGAAATTTACCACTTTCGATTTCAGGGTGATGCAGTATAAAGAATTTTTATAG
- a CDS encoding phosphoribosylamine--glycine ligase, with protein MKTQQPLSKKFLFVSRWGESLDIINTIKLEGHDVKMFIEDKGSKEIGYGFVNKVTQWKKHIDWADIIVFDYTGYGKMASELRAAGKLVIGGTEYTDKLELDRNFGQAELQKHKIKVIPSKEFTSFNDAIKYIEANPNTYVIKPCGETQELKQLLFVGSDDEGLDAIRVLKAYEKSWGNDFGNFQLQRRVKGVEVSIAAFFNGNEFIYPINITFEHKKLFPKELGVSTGEMGTSMFWTKDSPIFEATLLKFQSTLAKHHFIGHIDINCIVNGNGIYPLEFTSRFGYPQIFIQRAGINEPMGELFLKLAAKKQFKINVKKGFQVGAFIVVPPFPYDDKKTFNLFSKDAVVVFKKNGKEGVHPMHLKKVNDEWLITGNTGIAVLVTGVGNTMKDAQKMMYNRISNVIINNGYYRTDIGDRWTEDSDKLWSWGLL; from the coding sequence GTGAAAACACAACAACCCTTGAGCAAAAAGTTTCTTTTTGTATCGCGCTGGGGCGAATCTTTAGATATTATAAATACAATTAAATTAGAAGGCCACGATGTTAAAATGTTTATTGAAGACAAGGGCTCTAAAGAAATTGGCTATGGCTTTGTTAACAAAGTAACGCAGTGGAAGAAACACATCGATTGGGCTGATATTATTGTTTTCGATTATACCGGCTATGGTAAAATGGCAAGTGAATTAAGAGCAGCAGGAAAATTGGTGATTGGTGGTACCGAATACACCGATAAGTTAGAGTTGGATAGAAATTTTGGACAGGCTGAATTACAAAAACATAAAATTAAGGTCATTCCGTCTAAAGAGTTTACATCTTTTAACGATGCTATCAAGTATATTGAAGCCAACCCAAATACTTATGTCATTAAGCCTTGTGGCGAAACCCAAGAGCTTAAACAACTCTTGTTTGTAGGGAGTGATGATGAAGGTTTGGATGCCATTCGGGTTTTAAAAGCTTATGAAAAATCATGGGGTAACGATTTTGGGAATTTTCAATTGCAACGAAGGGTAAAAGGTGTTGAAGTATCTATTGCTGCATTTTTTAATGGAAACGAGTTTATTTATCCTATTAACATCACTTTCGAACATAAAAAACTATTCCCAAAAGAACTAGGTGTTTCAACGGGTGAAATGGGAACCAGTATGTTTTGGACCAAAGATTCACCAATTTTTGAAGCCACTTTATTGAAGTTTCAAAGTACACTCGCTAAACATCACTTTATAGGGCATATCGATATTAACTGTATTGTAAACGGTAATGGTATTTATCCGTTAGAGTTTACATCTCGGTTTGGATATCCGCAAATCTTTATTCAACGTGCGGGAATTAACGAACCTATGGGCGAATTATTTTTAAAATTGGCAGCAAAAAAGCAATTCAAAATCAATGTAAAAAAAGGGTTTCAGGTAGGTGCTTTTATTGTTGTGCCGCCGTTTCCGTATGACGACAAAAAAACATTCAACCTATTTTCCAAAGATGCCGTGGTCGTATTTAAGAAAAACGGAAAAGAAGGTGTGCACCCCATGCATTTAAAAAAAGTGAACGATGAATGGTTAATTACAGGTAATACAGGCATTGCCGTTTTAGTTACGGGTGTTGGAAATACCATGAAAGATGCCCAAAAGATGATGTATAATAGAATTAGTAACGTGATCATCAATAACGGGTATTACAGAACTGATATTGGCGATCGTTGGACTGAAGATTCCGATAAACTTTGGTCGTGGGGTTTACTGTAA
- a CDS encoding phospholipase D-like domain-containing protein, translating into MFYNGANCDIYIGKGAGKKLLNDIRNAKKSIKIVSPYLSPFLISELISLRKQNLDVVLITTDNIEDFYGNYERNIHQLIIQNRETDKKAFEKREKWKDVSKILTYITFGLLAILIGISYLFRDIKVAFGLIPIVIIFIIIKFYKNKIKNKRIYSYWYSQLFPFKVYMSPDTTDLSDTFIHAKIYLIDDQIAYLGSLNFTASGTKHNYETRIRTTDPNAIKEIKEELYQLLNHSNLPERDIQYWGKELYKEPIN; encoded by the coding sequence ATGTTTTACAACGGAGCAAATTGTGATATTTATATCGGAAAAGGTGCAGGAAAAAAGCTCCTAAATGATATTCGGAATGCAAAAAAGTCAATAAAAATTGTTTCTCCATATCTTTCTCCATTTTTAATCTCCGAGTTAATAAGCTTAAGAAAACAAAATTTAGATGTTGTATTGATTACTACAGACAACATTGAAGATTTTTATGGAAACTACGAAAGAAATATTCATCAACTCATCATACAAAATAGGGAAACGGACAAAAAAGCATTTGAAAAGCGAGAAAAATGGAAAGATGTTTCAAAAATTCTAACATACATAACCTTTGGACTTTTAGCAATATTAATTGGAATATCATATTTATTCAGAGACATAAAAGTTGCTTTCGGACTAATTCCTATTGTTATAATATTTATTATCATAAAGTTTTATAAAAACAAAATCAAGAACAAAAGAATTTACTCATATTGGTATTCACAACTTTTTCCTTTCAAAGTATATATGTCACCAGATACGACAGATTTGAGCGACACTTTTATTCACGCAAAAATTTATTTGATAGATGACCAAATTGCTTATTTAGGTTCATTAAACTTTACAGCAAGCGGAACAAAACACAACTATGAAACAAGAATAAGAACAACCGACCCAAATGCAATAAAAGAAATTAAAGAAGAGCTTTACCAACTGTTGAATCATTCAAATTTACCTGAAAGAGATATTCAGTATTGGGGAAAGGAATTATATAAAGAACCTATTAATTAA
- the yaaA gene encoding peroxide stress protein YaaA: MKLVLSPAKSLDFETKLPTTQYTEPQFLDQSERINKLLKKKSAKSLSKLMGISDTLGQLNYQRNQEWQLPFTPDNARPAMYAFSGEVYRGLDAYTISKEKIETVQDTVRIISGLYGLLRPLDLIQPYRLEMGTKFPVGKNKNLYAFWQKTIAKALNEELEDGELFLNLASNEYFKAIDAKALKVPVITANFKDFKNGEYKMIMTFAKQARGFMARYVIDTNAKTVDAIKAFNYEGYNFSEPMSTDTELVFIR; the protein is encoded by the coding sequence ATGAAACTAGTATTGTCACCAGCAAAGTCACTCGATTTTGAAACTAAGTTACCCACAACACAATATACCGAGCCGCAGTTTTTAGACCAATCGGAACGTATAAATAAATTGCTTAAAAAGAAATCGGCCAAAAGTTTATCGAAACTTATGGGTATTTCCGATACTTTGGGACAGTTAAATTATCAGCGTAACCAAGAGTGGCAATTACCTTTTACACCAGACAATGCAAGACCTGCCATGTATGCCTTTAGTGGCGAGGTTTACAGAGGATTGGACGCCTATACCATTTCAAAAGAAAAAATAGAAACGGTACAGGATACAGTGCGTATTATTTCAGGTTTATACGGTTTGCTTAGGCCTTTGGACTTAATTCAACCTTACCGATTGGAAATGGGAACCAAATTCCCTGTTGGAAAAAACAAAAACCTATATGCCTTTTGGCAGAAAACCATTGCTAAAGCTTTAAATGAAGAATTGGAAGACGGTGAGTTATTCTTAAACTTAGCCAGCAACGAATACTTTAAAGCCATCGATGCTAAAGCGTTAAAAGTACCCGTAATTACTGCAAATTTTAAAGATTTTAAAAATGGCGAATATAAAATGATTATGACGTTTGCTAAACAAGCCCGAGGCTTCATGGCGAGATACGTTATAGATACCAATGCAAAAACAGTTGATGCTATTAAGGCTTTTAATTATGAAGGGTATAATTTCAGTGAACCTATGTCAACCGACACAGAATTGGTTTTTATAAGATAA
- a CDS encoding 30S ribosomal protein THX → MGKGDKKTKRGKINRGTFGVRRPRIKKKPSVETKISIDKKAIAR, encoded by the coding sequence ATGGGAAAAGGAGATAAAAAAACAAAACGGGGTAAAATAAACAGAGGCACTTTTGGCGTTAGACGCCCTAGAATAAAAAAGAAACCATCCGTTGAAACCAAAATCAGCATTGATAAAAAAGCCATTGCAAGATAA